From Apus apus isolate bApuApu2 chromosome 13, bApuApu2.pri.cur, whole genome shotgun sequence, a single genomic window includes:
- the FAM13B gene encoding protein FAM13B isoform X3, producing MRKSSSPSLSNCNSVLANKIFGIPLDELQQEGQPDNEVPFIVRHVVDYIEEHGGLEQEGLFQVNGNAETVEWLRQRYDNGEDVDLVKEADVPSAISLLRFFLQELPEPVIPGSLHIHLMQLSQDYNNEDEFGRKLRFLLQQLPPVNYSLLKFLCKFLANVASHHEEIWSASSLAAVFGPDVFHIYTDVEDLKEQEIVSRIMAGLLENYYEFFENEEEDFSSTNDLSSITEQINDLLEEEEDVKLEQPEEIPEDGTEKPVERPAVVHLDMTGSLSDSRSVTASTSAHISPISILPASADILERTIRAAVEQHLFDLQSSLDNDLKHIQQHRLGCNNEEKNPSGDEEGSNNQNDVIEDNDTGSSENTGDCSEVLVCTDLDSEAMKHDTVTEEEESIQVPALPAAQTADVLLEPCEKDVDVDGENNSERQNSILLGGDDRISSEIFLDSSSKTCDLNANTDAEVLEDGSVHVSEEALSVQVPRLDLKNVSDGDKWEAPCPITFPLIDFKTMHLQREGEDPFPAFKSWQEDSESGEAQLSPQAGRMTNHPLEEDCHPILSHRSLDFGQSQRFLHDPETLDSSSKALSFVRTRRASFSSKDDKREDKTPYQLVKKLQKKIKQFEEQFEKEKNSKPSYSDIAANPKVLKWMTELTKLRKQIKDAKQRSSDGEFIPQTRPRSNTLPKSFGSSLDQEEEENGDEMQVVQKEKKPTKEATLELILKRLKEKRVERCLPEDIKKMTKDHLVEEKTSLQKSLLYYESQHGRPGSPSTKRRGQMLQPIIEGETAHFFEEIKEEEEESDGLSADLNDIIKTAVQTQSVLSPVENSESDVEDGQEKLTRDLRLSSTRAASMPELLEQLWKARAEKKKLRKTLREFEEEFYQQNGRNVQKEDRVPMLDEYREYKKIKAKLRLLEVLISKQDSSKSI from the exons ATGAGGAAGAGCTCCTCCCCTTCCTTGAGTAACTGCAACTCTGTTCTTGCTAACAAAATATTTGGAATTCCACTTGATGAGCTGCAGCAAGAAGGGCAACCAGACAATGAGGTTCCATTCATAGTCCGCCATGTTGTGGACTATATTGAGGAACATG GGGGTCTGGAACAAGAAGGACTTTTTCAAGTCAATGGGAATGCAGAGACAGTGGAGTGGCTTCGGCAACGATACGATAACGGAGAAGATGTGGACCTGGTTAAAGAAGCAGATGTACCCTCAGCTATTAGCCTTCTTAGATTTTTTCTGCAAGAGCTTCCAGAGCCAGTTATCCCAGGCAGTTTGCATATACATTTGATGCAACTTTCTCAAg attATAATAATGAAGATGAATTTGGAAGGAAGTTGAGGTTCCTCCTGCAACAGCTTCCACCGGTTAATTACAGTTTGTTAAAGTTTCTGTGTAAATTTTTAGCTAATGTAGCATCACATCATGAAGAAATCTGGTCGGCAAGTTCCTTAGCTGCAGTCTTTGGCCCGGATGTTTTTCA CATTTATACAGATGTGGAGGAtctgaaagaacaagaaatagTTAGCAGAATAATGGCGGGACTTCTGGAGAACTACTATGAattctttgaaaatgaagagGAAGATTTTTCATCTACTAATGATTTAAGCTCAATAACTGAGCAG aTAAATGATCTcttggaagaggaggaagatgtAAAGCTTGAGCAGCCTGAAGAAATTCCAGAAGATGGCACGGAGAAACCTGTTGAAAGGCCAGCTGTGGTGCATTTAGATATGACAGGGAGTCTGTCGGATTCCAGGAGTGTTACAGCATCAACAAG TGCTCATATCTCTCCCATAAGTATCTTGCCAGCCTCTGCAGA catTTTAGAAAGAACAATTAGagcagctgtggagcagcacCTCTTtgacctgcagagcagcttAGATAACGATCTTAAACATATACAGCAACACAGACTGGGCTgtaacaatgaagaaaaaaatcccagtggGGATGAGGAAGGATCTAACAACCA GAATGATGTTATTGAAGATAATGACACTGGTAGCAGTGAGAACACAGGAGACTGCTCTGAAGTACTGGTTTGCACTGATTTAGACAGTGAAGCTATGAAACATGATACTGTaactgaggaagaagaaagcattCAG GTAccagcccttcctgctgctcag ACTGCAGACGTATTATTGGAACCATGTGAGAAAGATGTAGATGTTGATGGAGAAAATAATAGTGAAAG GCAAAATAGTATATTGCTTGGTGGTGATGATAGAATATCTTCAGAGATTTTTCTG GATTCAAGTAGCAAGACTTGTGATCTTAATGCAAATACTGATGCAGAGGTGTTGGAGGATGGCAGCGTTCATGTTTCTGAGGAAGCTCTGAGTGTTCAAGTGCCACGACTAGATCTGAAGAATGTATCTGATGGTGACAAATGGGAAG cACCATGCCCTATCACTTTCCCCCTCATTGATTTCAAAACAATGCATCTGCAGAGAGAAGGGGAGG ATCCATTTCCTGCTTTCAAGTCTTGGCAGGAGGACAGTGAGTCTGGAGAAGCTCAGCTTTCCCCGCAGGCTGGAAGGATGACCAACCATCCCTTGGAAGAGGACTGTCATCCGATATTGTCACATCGTAGTTTGGATTTTGGGCAAAGCCAACGTTTCTTACATGATCCAGAAACCTTAGATTCTTCATCCAAAGCACTTTCTTTTGTTAG aaCACGAAGGGCATCCTTTAGCTCAAAAGATGATAAAAGGGAAGACAAGACACCTTATCAGCTTGTCaagaaactacagaaaaaaataaaacaatttgagGAACaatttgaaaaagagaaaaacagtaag CCCTCCTATAGTGATATTGCAGCCAAtccaaaagttttaaaatggaTGACTGAACTTACCAAAttgagaaagcaaataaaag atgCAAAGCAGAGGAGCTCAGATGGAGAATTCATACCTCAAACACGTCCACGAAGTAACACTCTTCCAAAAAGCTTTGGTTCCTCTCTTGAccaagaggaggaagaaaatggagatgAGATGCAGGTTgtacagaaagagaagaagccCACCAAGGAAGCTACACTTGAACTCATTTTGAAGAGATTAAAGGAAAAACGAGTTGAGAGATGTTTGCCAGAAGATATAAAA AAAATGACAAAAGACCATTTGGTAGAAGAGAAAACATCTCTCCAGAAAAGCCTCCTGTATTATGAAAGCCAGCATGGACGGCCG GGGTCACCATCAACCAAGAGGCGAGGGCAGATGTTGCAGCCCATTATTGAAGGGGAAACTGCCCatttttttgaagaaattaaG gaagaagaggaggaaagtgATGGTTTGTCTGCAGACTTGAATGATATCATAAAAACTGCTGTCCAAACACAGTCTGTTTTAAGCCCAGTTGAGAACTCTGAGTCTGATGTTGAAGATGGTCAAGAGAAACTGACCCGGGACCTCAGGCTGTCAAGCACACGTGCTGCTTCGAT GCCTGAATTATTGGAGCAACTGTGGAAAGCCAGAGCTGAAAAGAAGAAGCTACGCAAGACATTACGAGAATTTGAAGAGGAGTTTTATCAGCAGAATGGAAG
- the FAM13B gene encoding protein FAM13B isoform X1 has translation MRKSSSPSLSNCNSVLANKIFGIPLDELQQEGQPDNEVPFIVRHVVDYIEEHGGLEQEGLFQVNGNAETVEWLRQRYDNGEDVDLVKEADVPSAISLLRFFLQELPEPVIPGSLHIHLMQLSQDYNNEDEFGRKLRFLLQQLPPVNYSLLKFLCKFLANVASHHEEIWSASSLAAVFGPDVFHIYTDVEDLKEQEIVSRIMAGLLENYYEFFENEEEDFSSTNDLSSITEQINDLLEEEEDVKLEQPEEIPEDGTEKPVERPAVVHLDMTGSLSDSRSVTASTSAHISPISILPASADILERTIRAAVEQHLFDLQSSLDNDLKHIQQHRLGCNNEEKNPSGDEEGSNNQNDVIEDNDTGSSENTGDCSEVLVCTDLDSEAMKHDTVTEEEESIQVPALPAAQTADVLLEPCEKDVDVDGENNSERQNSILLGGDDRISSEIFLDSSSKTCDLNANTDAEVLEDGSVHVSEEALSVQVPRLDLKNVSDGDKWEAPCPITFPLIDFKTMHLQREGEDPFPAFKSWQEDSESGEAQLSPQAGRMTNHPLEEDCHPILSHRSLDFGQSQRFLHDPETLDSSSKALSFVRTRRASFSSKDDKREDKTPYQLVKKLQKKIKQFEEQFEKEKNSKPSYSDIAANPKVLKWMTELTKLRKQIKDAKQRSSDGEFIPQTRPRSNTLPKSFGSSLDQEEEENGDEMQVVQKEKKPTKEATLELILKRLKEKRVERCLPEDIKKMTKDHLVEEKTSLQKSLLYYESQHGRPVTREERHIVKPLYDRYRLVKQMLTRASITPILGSPSTKRRGQMLQPIIEGETAHFFEEIKEEEEESDGLSADLNDIIKTAVQTQSVLSPVENSESDVEDGQEKLTRDLRLSSTRAASMPELLEQLWKARAEKKKLRKTLREFEEEFYQQNGRNVQKEDRVPMLDEYREYKKIKAKLRLLEVLISKQDSSKSI, from the exons ATGAGGAAGAGCTCCTCCCCTTCCTTGAGTAACTGCAACTCTGTTCTTGCTAACAAAATATTTGGAATTCCACTTGATGAGCTGCAGCAAGAAGGGCAACCAGACAATGAGGTTCCATTCATAGTCCGCCATGTTGTGGACTATATTGAGGAACATG GGGGTCTGGAACAAGAAGGACTTTTTCAAGTCAATGGGAATGCAGAGACAGTGGAGTGGCTTCGGCAACGATACGATAACGGAGAAGATGTGGACCTGGTTAAAGAAGCAGATGTACCCTCAGCTATTAGCCTTCTTAGATTTTTTCTGCAAGAGCTTCCAGAGCCAGTTATCCCAGGCAGTTTGCATATACATTTGATGCAACTTTCTCAAg attATAATAATGAAGATGAATTTGGAAGGAAGTTGAGGTTCCTCCTGCAACAGCTTCCACCGGTTAATTACAGTTTGTTAAAGTTTCTGTGTAAATTTTTAGCTAATGTAGCATCACATCATGAAGAAATCTGGTCGGCAAGTTCCTTAGCTGCAGTCTTTGGCCCGGATGTTTTTCA CATTTATACAGATGTGGAGGAtctgaaagaacaagaaatagTTAGCAGAATAATGGCGGGACTTCTGGAGAACTACTATGAattctttgaaaatgaagagGAAGATTTTTCATCTACTAATGATTTAAGCTCAATAACTGAGCAG aTAAATGATCTcttggaagaggaggaagatgtAAAGCTTGAGCAGCCTGAAGAAATTCCAGAAGATGGCACGGAGAAACCTGTTGAAAGGCCAGCTGTGGTGCATTTAGATATGACAGGGAGTCTGTCGGATTCCAGGAGTGTTACAGCATCAACAAG TGCTCATATCTCTCCCATAAGTATCTTGCCAGCCTCTGCAGA catTTTAGAAAGAACAATTAGagcagctgtggagcagcacCTCTTtgacctgcagagcagcttAGATAACGATCTTAAACATATACAGCAACACAGACTGGGCTgtaacaatgaagaaaaaaatcccagtggGGATGAGGAAGGATCTAACAACCA GAATGATGTTATTGAAGATAATGACACTGGTAGCAGTGAGAACACAGGAGACTGCTCTGAAGTACTGGTTTGCACTGATTTAGACAGTGAAGCTATGAAACATGATACTGTaactgaggaagaagaaagcattCAG GTAccagcccttcctgctgctcag ACTGCAGACGTATTATTGGAACCATGTGAGAAAGATGTAGATGTTGATGGAGAAAATAATAGTGAAAG GCAAAATAGTATATTGCTTGGTGGTGATGATAGAATATCTTCAGAGATTTTTCTG GATTCAAGTAGCAAGACTTGTGATCTTAATGCAAATACTGATGCAGAGGTGTTGGAGGATGGCAGCGTTCATGTTTCTGAGGAAGCTCTGAGTGTTCAAGTGCCACGACTAGATCTGAAGAATGTATCTGATGGTGACAAATGGGAAG cACCATGCCCTATCACTTTCCCCCTCATTGATTTCAAAACAATGCATCTGCAGAGAGAAGGGGAGG ATCCATTTCCTGCTTTCAAGTCTTGGCAGGAGGACAGTGAGTCTGGAGAAGCTCAGCTTTCCCCGCAGGCTGGAAGGATGACCAACCATCCCTTGGAAGAGGACTGTCATCCGATATTGTCACATCGTAGTTTGGATTTTGGGCAAAGCCAACGTTTCTTACATGATCCAGAAACCTTAGATTCTTCATCCAAAGCACTTTCTTTTGTTAG aaCACGAAGGGCATCCTTTAGCTCAAAAGATGATAAAAGGGAAGACAAGACACCTTATCAGCTTGTCaagaaactacagaaaaaaataaaacaatttgagGAACaatttgaaaaagagaaaaacagtaag CCCTCCTATAGTGATATTGCAGCCAAtccaaaagttttaaaatggaTGACTGAACTTACCAAAttgagaaagcaaataaaag atgCAAAGCAGAGGAGCTCAGATGGAGAATTCATACCTCAAACACGTCCACGAAGTAACACTCTTCCAAAAAGCTTTGGTTCCTCTCTTGAccaagaggaggaagaaaatggagatgAGATGCAGGTTgtacagaaagagaagaagccCACCAAGGAAGCTACACTTGAACTCATTTTGAAGAGATTAAAGGAAAAACGAGTTGAGAGATGTTTGCCAGAAGATATAAAA AAAATGACAAAAGACCATTTGGTAGAAGAGAAAACATCTCTCCAGAAAAGCCTCCTGTATTATGAAAGCCAGCATGGACGGCCG GTTACTAGAGAAGAAAGACATATTGTGAAGCCACTTTATGACAGATACAGACTTGTAAAACAAATGTTAACTAGAGCAAGCATTACTCCTATTCTT GGGTCACCATCAACCAAGAGGCGAGGGCAGATGTTGCAGCCCATTATTGAAGGGGAAACTGCCCatttttttgaagaaattaaG gaagaagaggaggaaagtgATGGTTTGTCTGCAGACTTGAATGATATCATAAAAACTGCTGTCCAAACACAGTCTGTTTTAAGCCCAGTTGAGAACTCTGAGTCTGATGTTGAAGATGGTCAAGAGAAACTGACCCGGGACCTCAGGCTGTCAAGCACACGTGCTGCTTCGAT GCCTGAATTATTGGAGCAACTGTGGAAAGCCAGAGCTGAAAAGAAGAAGCTACGCAAGACATTACGAGAATTTGAAGAGGAGTTTTATCAGCAGAATGGAAG
- the FAM13B gene encoding protein FAM13B isoform X2: MRKSSSPSLSNCNSVLANKIFGIPLDELQQEGQPDNEVPFIVRHVVDYIEEHGGLEQEGLFQVNGNAETVEWLRQRYDNGEDVDLVKEADVPSAISLLRFFLQELPEPVIPGSLHIHLMQLSQDYNNEDEFGRKLRFLLQQLPPVNYSLLKFLCKFLANVASHHEEIWSASSLAAVFGPDVFHIYTDVEDLKEQEIVSRIMAGLLENYYEFFENEEEDFSSTNDLSSITEQINDLLEEEEDVKLEQPEEIPEDGTEKPVERPAVVHLDMTGSLSDSRSVTASTSAHISPISILPASADILERTIRAAVEQHLFDLQSSLDNDLKHIQQHRLGCNNEEKNPSGDEEGSNNQNDVIEDNDTGSSENTGDCSEVLVCTDLDSEAMKHDTVTEEEESIQVPALPAAQTADVLLEPCEKDVDVDGENNSERQNSILLGGDDRISSEIFLDSSSKTCDLNANTDAEVLEDGSVHVSEEALSVQVPRLDLKNVSDGDKWEDPFPAFKSWQEDSESGEAQLSPQAGRMTNHPLEEDCHPILSHRSLDFGQSQRFLHDPETLDSSSKALSFVRTRRASFSSKDDKREDKTPYQLVKKLQKKIKQFEEQFEKEKNSKPSYSDIAANPKVLKWMTELTKLRKQIKDAKQRSSDGEFIPQTRPRSNTLPKSFGSSLDQEEEENGDEMQVVQKEKKPTKEATLELILKRLKEKRVERCLPEDIKKMTKDHLVEEKTSLQKSLLYYESQHGRPVTREERHIVKPLYDRYRLVKQMLTRASITPILGSPSTKRRGQMLQPIIEGETAHFFEEIKEEEEESDGLSADLNDIIKTAVQTQSVLSPVENSESDVEDGQEKLTRDLRLSSTRAASMPELLEQLWKARAEKKKLRKTLREFEEEFYQQNGRNVQKEDRVPMLDEYREYKKIKAKLRLLEVLISKQDSSKSI; this comes from the exons ATGAGGAAGAGCTCCTCCCCTTCCTTGAGTAACTGCAACTCTGTTCTTGCTAACAAAATATTTGGAATTCCACTTGATGAGCTGCAGCAAGAAGGGCAACCAGACAATGAGGTTCCATTCATAGTCCGCCATGTTGTGGACTATATTGAGGAACATG GGGGTCTGGAACAAGAAGGACTTTTTCAAGTCAATGGGAATGCAGAGACAGTGGAGTGGCTTCGGCAACGATACGATAACGGAGAAGATGTGGACCTGGTTAAAGAAGCAGATGTACCCTCAGCTATTAGCCTTCTTAGATTTTTTCTGCAAGAGCTTCCAGAGCCAGTTATCCCAGGCAGTTTGCATATACATTTGATGCAACTTTCTCAAg attATAATAATGAAGATGAATTTGGAAGGAAGTTGAGGTTCCTCCTGCAACAGCTTCCACCGGTTAATTACAGTTTGTTAAAGTTTCTGTGTAAATTTTTAGCTAATGTAGCATCACATCATGAAGAAATCTGGTCGGCAAGTTCCTTAGCTGCAGTCTTTGGCCCGGATGTTTTTCA CATTTATACAGATGTGGAGGAtctgaaagaacaagaaatagTTAGCAGAATAATGGCGGGACTTCTGGAGAACTACTATGAattctttgaaaatgaagagGAAGATTTTTCATCTACTAATGATTTAAGCTCAATAACTGAGCAG aTAAATGATCTcttggaagaggaggaagatgtAAAGCTTGAGCAGCCTGAAGAAATTCCAGAAGATGGCACGGAGAAACCTGTTGAAAGGCCAGCTGTGGTGCATTTAGATATGACAGGGAGTCTGTCGGATTCCAGGAGTGTTACAGCATCAACAAG TGCTCATATCTCTCCCATAAGTATCTTGCCAGCCTCTGCAGA catTTTAGAAAGAACAATTAGagcagctgtggagcagcacCTCTTtgacctgcagagcagcttAGATAACGATCTTAAACATATACAGCAACACAGACTGGGCTgtaacaatgaagaaaaaaatcccagtggGGATGAGGAAGGATCTAACAACCA GAATGATGTTATTGAAGATAATGACACTGGTAGCAGTGAGAACACAGGAGACTGCTCTGAAGTACTGGTTTGCACTGATTTAGACAGTGAAGCTATGAAACATGATACTGTaactgaggaagaagaaagcattCAG GTAccagcccttcctgctgctcag ACTGCAGACGTATTATTGGAACCATGTGAGAAAGATGTAGATGTTGATGGAGAAAATAATAGTGAAAG GCAAAATAGTATATTGCTTGGTGGTGATGATAGAATATCTTCAGAGATTTTTCTG GATTCAAGTAGCAAGACTTGTGATCTTAATGCAAATACTGATGCAGAGGTGTTGGAGGATGGCAGCGTTCATGTTTCTGAGGAAGCTCTGAGTGTTCAAGTGCCACGACTAGATCTGAAGAATGTATCTGATGGTGACAAATGGGAAG ATCCATTTCCTGCTTTCAAGTCTTGGCAGGAGGACAGTGAGTCTGGAGAAGCTCAGCTTTCCCCGCAGGCTGGAAGGATGACCAACCATCCCTTGGAAGAGGACTGTCATCCGATATTGTCACATCGTAGTTTGGATTTTGGGCAAAGCCAACGTTTCTTACATGATCCAGAAACCTTAGATTCTTCATCCAAAGCACTTTCTTTTGTTAG aaCACGAAGGGCATCCTTTAGCTCAAAAGATGATAAAAGGGAAGACAAGACACCTTATCAGCTTGTCaagaaactacagaaaaaaataaaacaatttgagGAACaatttgaaaaagagaaaaacagtaag CCCTCCTATAGTGATATTGCAGCCAAtccaaaagttttaaaatggaTGACTGAACTTACCAAAttgagaaagcaaataaaag atgCAAAGCAGAGGAGCTCAGATGGAGAATTCATACCTCAAACACGTCCACGAAGTAACACTCTTCCAAAAAGCTTTGGTTCCTCTCTTGAccaagaggaggaagaaaatggagatgAGATGCAGGTTgtacagaaagagaagaagccCACCAAGGAAGCTACACTTGAACTCATTTTGAAGAGATTAAAGGAAAAACGAGTTGAGAGATGTTTGCCAGAAGATATAAAA AAAATGACAAAAGACCATTTGGTAGAAGAGAAAACATCTCTCCAGAAAAGCCTCCTGTATTATGAAAGCCAGCATGGACGGCCG GTTACTAGAGAAGAAAGACATATTGTGAAGCCACTTTATGACAGATACAGACTTGTAAAACAAATGTTAACTAGAGCAAGCATTACTCCTATTCTT GGGTCACCATCAACCAAGAGGCGAGGGCAGATGTTGCAGCCCATTATTGAAGGGGAAACTGCCCatttttttgaagaaattaaG gaagaagaggaggaaagtgATGGTTTGTCTGCAGACTTGAATGATATCATAAAAACTGCTGTCCAAACACAGTCTGTTTTAAGCCCAGTTGAGAACTCTGAGTCTGATGTTGAAGATGGTCAAGAGAAACTGACCCGGGACCTCAGGCTGTCAAGCACACGTGCTGCTTCGAT GCCTGAATTATTGGAGCAACTGTGGAAAGCCAGAGCTGAAAAGAAGAAGCTACGCAAGACATTACGAGAATTTGAAGAGGAGTTTTATCAGCAGAATGGAAG